DNA from Methanomassiliicoccales archaeon:
CCACCTCCTCAAGCAGTGATTCCTTTTGTGTGATCAACAGCGCCCTTCGTTCCTTGAGCACACCCAGCTCTTGATCCATAGTCACAAGTTCCTGTCGGAGGTCCAGCAGTCTCCGCTTTCCCCGTGTCTCCGGTCCTTCTATCGATGGTACTTCCATCGGCCGGGTGGTGGTCTCGGTATTGAACAATCCTGGTCCGATGTCCACAACGATCGAGAACCCGGTGGTAGGGAAGTATCTTCGACGGGAGGGGCCGCCCTGATCGCTCTCCTCAGAGAACGAACGCACCAGGTCCAAATCTTCCAGCATTCTTAAGTGCTTCATTATTCCCTGTTGGCTCAATCCCAGTTCCCGTGATAACTGCAAAGGGTAGTGCGGTTCTCGCACCAATGCTTCCAGTATCCGACGGCGGGTGGGGTTCTCTATCACCGAAAGCAACATGTCAAGCTCGTCCATGGTCACCAACTACATAACTAAAAGTTTACATCAATAAATTGTGAACAAATTGTATATATAATTGCCGATTGGGCGGGAATCTTTAACTAAGGAACATCGTTCAAGTGGCATGGTGGGTGAGCTGGTAGGCGAGAGCGTGATCGTCGCCGACATGGCGGAAGGCAGCCAGATCTACAACAAGGGCTATTACGGATACCCTCGTGCCGGAGGGGGTCTGGAACTAGACCTGCTGGAGGCCTTGTATCTGGTGGAATGCGACAAGCTCAAGGTGGAGGTTGGAGGCAAGGATCTGGACCACGCCTCGCTGTATCGCCGAGTGGCCCGCTCTGTCGAAGGGCTGCAGCCCAATTACATCGTCTATCGTGACCTGAGGCAAAGGGGTTTCATCGTCAAGCTGGACCAAGGCGAGTTCGATTTTCGTGTCTATTCCCGCGGCGACAACCCTCACAACTCCCAGGCCAAGAACTGGGTGCTAGCCATCTCTGAGAGGAGCATATTCAACATAGCCGCCCTGTTGGAGAAGAGCGAGACCTCGCAGCGAACGCGCAAGGACCTTCTACTAGGGGTAGTGGATGAGGAGGGGGACATCACCTACTATACTGTGGAAGGTGCGGAACCGCACGGCCTAACGGAGGAGGCCATGACCTCGGCCGAAGGCTCCTTGATAGACGATGCGGTCATCGTGTTGGGGGAGGAGGCGGACCGTCTTTTCGAGAACGGTTACTACGGCAAGAAGATCGGCCCCATGCTTCAATTGTCCCTTTTGGAGACGGCCTATCTGATCGATAAAGGTCGTTTGGAGGTCCGCAACATACGTTCCGGTCAAAAGATGGGGGAGAAAGGTTTCCTAAGCACCGCTCGTCGCTCCCAGCCCGATTTCGCCATGCGCATGAGGGCATACCAGGACCTGCGCTCCCGTGGAATGGTGGTCAAGACCGGTTTCAAATACGGTACGCATTTCAGAGTGTATGAGGGGAATCCTTCCAAACATCACTCACGATACCTGGTGCATGTGGTCCCGGATGATTATTCCACGGTCTGGGCCGAGATATCCAGGGCTGTCAGGCTAGCCCACGGGGTGAAGAAGGAGATTTTGTTCGCCAGTTCCGGGGAGTATCTCCGCTACGTCAAATTGACCAGGGTGCGACCTTAGGCGGGGCAGGTCTGGGGCTTCCTCAGTTCCTCTATTACCCTTTTAGCTCCAGCTACGTCCTCGGGGTCCAATTTTATCGCGGCGTCCAGAAGCTGGTCTGCCTCCTGCAATCGTCCCTTGTTCGCCATGACCACGGCCATCTTGACCATGAAGTTGGTGCGTTT
Protein-coding regions in this window:
- a CDS encoding helix-turn-helix domain-containing protein; its protein translation is MDELDMLLSVIENPTRRRILEALVREPHYPLQLSRELGLSQQGIMKHLRMLEDLDLVRSFSEESDQGGPSRRRYFPTTGFSIVVDIGPGLFNTETTTRPMEVPSIEGPETRGKRRLLDLRQELVTMDQELGVLKERRALLITQKESLLEEVGHILDIDFHDYLSRKVVYEYIQHPGIKMKDLARGLGLRDDTVELILASLEVSEDEY
- the endA gene encoding tRNA-intron lyase — protein: MVGELVGESVIVADMAEGSQIYNKGYYGYPRAGGGLELDLLEALYLVECDKLKVEVGGKDLDHASLYRRVARSVEGLQPNYIVYRDLRQRGFIVKLDQGEFDFRVYSRGDNPHNSQAKNWVLAISERSIFNIAALLEKSETSQRTRKDLLLGVVDEEGDITYYTVEGAEPHGLTEEAMTSAEGSLIDDAVIVLGEEADRLFENGYYGKKIGPMLQLSLLETAYLIDKGRLEVRNIRSGQKMGEKGFLSTARRSQPDFAMRMRAYQDLRSRGMVVKTGFKYGTHFRVYEGNPSKHHSRYLVHVVPDDYSTVWAEISRAVRLAHGVKKEILFASSGEYLRYVKLTRVRP